One part of the Vibrio palustris genome encodes these proteins:
- the sfsA gene encoding DNA/RNA nuclease SfsA, protein MQFSPPLQRATLIQRYKRFLADVTTEDNQSITMHCANTGAMTGCAEPGSTVWYSTSDNPKRKYPHSWQITETPAGHHIAVNTSLANHLAVEAINNGTIKELQTYETLKTEVRYGQENSRIDILLTDTNQANCYVEVKSVTLLDENNLANSTKNATIGQGFFPDSVTTRGQKHLRELMEMSKSGSRAVLLYVVLHSGIEKVSPALHIDADYSQLLFMALEAGVEVLCYKAAFCKDEITLVSPIEFIPHIPKTC, encoded by the coding sequence ATGCAATTCTCGCCACCATTACAACGTGCCACATTGATTCAACGTTATAAGCGTTTTCTTGCGGATGTGACCACCGAAGATAACCAATCCATTACCATGCATTGCGCCAATACAGGAGCCATGACGGGGTGTGCCGAACCTGGTTCAACGGTGTGGTATTCCACTTCCGATAACCCCAAGCGTAAATACCCACATAGTTGGCAGATAACAGAAACACCTGCAGGCCATCATATTGCGGTAAATACTAGCCTTGCCAATCACCTTGCTGTCGAGGCCATCAATAACGGAACCATTAAGGAACTTCAAACCTACGAAACGTTGAAGACAGAAGTACGTTACGGACAGGAAAACAGTCGTATCGACATATTATTAACCGATACAAACCAAGCAAACTGCTATGTTGAAGTCAAAAGTGTTACCTTGCTTGACGAAAATAATTTGGCAAACTCCACGAAAAACGCCACTATAGGCCAAGGTTTTTTCCCCGATAGCGTGACAACGCGGGGACAAAAACATCTACGTGAACTCATGGAAATGTCGAAAAGTGGGAGCAGAGCAGTACTTTTGTATGTTGTTTTGCATTCAGGGATTGAAAAAGTCTCTCCTGCGCTCCATATAGACGCGGATTATTCACAATTATTATTCATGGCACTAGAAGCTGGTGTTGAGGTGCTTTGTTACAAAGCAGCATTCTGTAAAGATGAAATCACATTGGTTTCTCCGATAGAATTCATACCTCATATACCAAAAACTTGTTGA
- a CDS encoding patatin-like phospholipase family protein: MKRWYSLWTIILVIVPTLTAHAKEAVTPQSNDNRPKIAVVLAGGGAKGAAHVGVLKALEDLHVPVDMITGTSMGAYVAGLYATGMSGGEIEGLVNHIDWYKGYRDRVSREQRRVRDKEYEDRYQLTTDLGVSWNDIRAPKGVVQGQNMLRILRYSTHNLLPLASFDDLVIPYRAVATDIIKLKPFVLDHGYLADAMMASMSVPGALPPYKLDDHWLVDGGVTNNMPVDVARSMGADRIIAVDISTDYMNQDSFTGFLSIADQLSNYLVRRSTQLQQQKLTDKDILLQPAVGDMETTAFDKIPEAFKKGYQAVMEQKESFAPYELSAAKYREYLQKKAHKRSQLKYGDAHQVDRITLDNQSHYSDKLLLNRLDLEAGQVIPTPKIEESVENLYVLDRFERVSYHFDDSKGDNNLIIKVEEKSWGPNYTNFRVFMEDDFDSDSQYSLGMSVNFTDMNDRGAELTLNVNMGTDKLLEAQYYSPIFEGQKLFYTASAKYSVDKRNAPLTGFDDTSLEATKNYMSMKYSEWQEELAIGYQHRLWREFKLGLRFNQGKTEYATLPQYGNARFRRSGAFFNYRIDTLDSYALPSQGAYLNLEYLISHDDIYNADRGFVENSSDTVSELSAKLIYAHSFDRHTLVANVDYGEVRSKNTSTPIDPKTIGGFLNLSGVPRNSLIGQNKAFTSVTYRYRWFDNDFGLFTSPVYLGASLEYGGVWSNPDEDLSSAPLYAAGSVFAGVDSPIGPIMFGYGRTEQNFDSIYLIIGSSTK; this comes from the coding sequence GTGAAGCGATGGTATAGCCTATGGACAATAATACTTGTTATTGTGCCGACGTTGACTGCACATGCCAAAGAAGCAGTAACACCGCAATCCAATGATAATCGACCTAAAATTGCTGTGGTCCTCGCAGGCGGTGGCGCCAAAGGCGCCGCCCATGTCGGTGTATTAAAAGCGTTAGAAGATTTGCACGTCCCCGTGGATATGATTACCGGAACAAGCATGGGAGCCTATGTCGCCGGCTTGTATGCGACAGGAATGAGTGGGGGTGAAATTGAGGGGCTGGTTAACCATATTGACTGGTATAAAGGCTACCGAGATCGTGTCAGTCGTGAGCAGCGGCGTGTGCGAGATAAAGAATATGAAGACCGTTATCAACTGACTACGGATTTAGGGGTCAGTTGGAATGATATCCGCGCGCCTAAAGGCGTGGTACAAGGTCAAAATATGTTACGTATATTACGATATAGCACTCATAACCTTTTACCACTTGCTTCGTTTGATGATTTGGTGATTCCTTATCGTGCCGTGGCGACAGATATTATCAAACTCAAACCCTTTGTTTTAGACCATGGGTATTTAGCCGATGCCATGATGGCGAGTATGTCTGTACCTGGGGCTTTGCCGCCTTATAAACTTGACGATCATTGGTTGGTTGATGGTGGGGTTACGAATAACATGCCCGTTGATGTGGCTCGCTCTATGGGAGCGGATCGTATCATTGCCGTCGACATTAGTACCGATTATATGAATCAAGACTCCTTCACGGGCTTTTTATCTATTGCCGACCAATTGTCTAATTATTTGGTGCGTCGCAGTACTCAGTTGCAACAACAAAAGCTCACCGATAAAGATATTTTACTCCAGCCAGCCGTTGGCGATATGGAGACGACGGCGTTTGATAAAATTCCAGAAGCCTTTAAAAAAGGCTATCAAGCCGTCATGGAGCAAAAAGAGAGCTTTGCACCTTATGAGTTAAGCGCAGCTAAATACCGCGAGTACCTGCAAAAGAAAGCGCATAAGCGTAGCCAATTAAAATATGGTGATGCTCATCAAGTCGACAGAATCACATTGGATAATCAGTCACATTATAGTGATAAATTATTACTTAACCGCTTAGACTTGGAGGCAGGGCAGGTAATCCCAACGCCAAAAATCGAAGAGAGCGTTGAAAACCTTTATGTCTTAGATCGCTTTGAGCGCGTAAGTTATCACTTTGATGATTCCAAAGGGGATAATAACTTAATTATTAAAGTCGAAGAAAAGTCTTGGGGGCCTAACTACACGAACTTCCGAGTGTTCATGGAAGACGACTTTGATTCTGATAGCCAATATTCGCTCGGAATGTCGGTGAACTTTACTGATATGAACGATCGCGGTGCAGAATTAACTCTGAACGTGAATATGGGCACAGATAAGTTACTCGAAGCACAATATTATTCACCGATATTTGAAGGTCAGAAACTTTTTTATACGGCATCAGCTAAATACAGTGTTGATAAGCGCAACGCGCCATTAACCGGTTTCGATGATACGTCGTTGGAAGCGACGAAAAATTATATGTCGATGAAATACTCTGAATGGCAAGAAGAATTGGCCATTGGTTATCAACATCGATTGTGGCGAGAGTTTAAACTCGGCTTGCGCTTTAATCAGGGGAAAACCGAGTATGCGACATTACCCCAATATGGTAACGCCCGTTTTCGCCGTTCAGGCGCCTTTTTTAACTATCGTATTGATACGCTAGATAGTTACGCGCTGCCAAGTCAAGGCGCCTATCTAAATCTTGAATATTTGATCTCGCACGATGATATTTATAATGCGGATCGCGGCTTTGTTGAAAATAGTTCTGATACTGTCAGTGAGTTGTCGGCGAAGCTGATTTACGCTCACAGTTTTGACAGGCACACCCTAGTTGCCAATGTCGATTATGGTGAGGTGAGAAGTAAAAATACATCCACCCCAATTGATCCAAAAACCATTGGTGGTTTTTTAAATTTATCGGGCGTACCACGCAATAGTCTCATCGGGCAAAACAAAGCGTTTACCAGTGTCACTTATCGTTACCGTTGGTTTGATAATGATTTTGGTTTGTTTACATCGCCAGTTTACTTGGGGGCATCGCTTGAATATGGCGGCGTGTGGTCAAACCCTGATGAAGATCTGAGTTCGGCTCCGTTATATGCAGCGGGTTCTGTATTTGCTGGTGTTGATTCTCCCATCGGACCGATAATGTTCGGTTATGGACGGACAGAGCAGAATTTCGATTCTATATATCTCATCATAGGTTCTAGTACTAAGTAG
- the hrpB gene encoding ATP-dependent helicase HrpB → MSQLPIMEVLPQLLTALSQSSQIILKAPPGAGKSTQFPLALLQSGTFSGKIIMLEPRRLAVRNLAHYLAMQLNEKVGESIGYRMRGEQKVGANTQLEIVTEGVMSRMLQNDPELMGIECLIFDEFHERSLPADTALAFSLESQAVFRDDLKIVVMSATLEQDALQGVLPDAAYIESQGRQFPVEVSYRPLKPNERLLVVMANKIDHLMQHQEGSLLAFLPGVGAIRSLQTLLEERLTSNIDVCPLYGQLALSDQQKAIAPAAGERRKIVLATNIAETSLTIEGITMVVDSGLEKIARFDLKTGITRLDEVSIAQSSAEQRAGRAGRLTAGLCVRLYSESHYQQQPAMPIPAILQSDLSTLALDVAQWGATDPNQLSWVDSPPPAAYEQGRDLLYRLGLMTSSYQLTAMGYKTQTLGIEPRIAAMLLKTQATALNSAAIALATLLEEPEKNTLDICDSLQRWQEGKHNKQSRLNTRSQQLSQLLGSSFSLKSIQPDVLSVAACLAFPDRIAQSRGQKNGRFLLSNGHGAQLADTESLASEAYLVALDVVRLPHYSRIVSALRLSIADLHAHYLDMFTTVENVDWDEQRGKLFAEQQTRLGKLIVARQPLPAPGAEKMTQALLNYVARQGLSVLKWDKRSIAWLNRVRCAIEWLPHEAWPGMNDAALLAELDQWLAPYLVGIHSANQLKNVCVFDALHARLGWPLNQSLNTWLPPEHTMPTGHRHPIRYQEGKPPILSVRIQEVFGEQASPVIAQGTQIVVLELLSPALRPIQITQDLAGFWQGSYREVQKEMKGRYPKHVWPDDPAHHVATTKTKRQLNS, encoded by the coding sequence TTGTCACAGTTGCCGATTATGGAGGTGTTACCTCAGTTGCTGACCGCCTTATCTCAGTCATCTCAAATTATTTTAAAAGCGCCTCCCGGTGCGGGTAAGTCGACGCAGTTTCCCCTAGCTTTACTCCAATCTGGCACATTTAGCGGTAAGATCATTATGTTGGAACCGCGCAGGTTAGCGGTGCGTAACCTCGCTCACTATTTGGCCATGCAGCTTAATGAAAAAGTGGGCGAGAGTATTGGTTATAGAATGCGCGGAGAGCAAAAAGTTGGAGCGAATACGCAATTAGAAATTGTCACTGAAGGCGTGATGAGCCGAATGTTGCAAAATGATCCCGAATTAATGGGGATCGAGTGTCTGATATTTGATGAATTTCACGAACGCAGTTTACCTGCGGATACGGCGTTGGCCTTTAGTCTCGAGTCTCAAGCTGTGTTTCGTGACGATCTTAAAATTGTCGTAATGTCAGCGACACTTGAGCAAGACGCATTGCAGGGAGTATTACCTGATGCTGCTTATATTGAATCACAAGGGCGGCAATTTCCGGTTGAAGTCTCTTATCGTCCGTTAAAGCCTAATGAGCGTTTATTGGTCGTGATGGCAAATAAAATTGATCATTTGATGCAACATCAAGAAGGCTCTTTACTCGCGTTTTTACCCGGAGTAGGTGCGATTCGGTCTCTGCAGACGTTACTCGAAGAGCGATTAACTAGTAATATTGATGTGTGCCCTTTATATGGACAACTGGCGTTATCCGATCAACAAAAAGCCATTGCGCCCGCTGCGGGTGAGCGTCGTAAAATTGTTTTGGCAACGAATATCGCGGAAACCTCACTGACCATTGAAGGCATTACGATGGTGGTCGATAGTGGGTTAGAAAAAATAGCGCGCTTTGATTTGAAAACCGGTATTACCCGTTTAGATGAGGTGAGTATTGCGCAATCGTCAGCCGAGCAACGGGCTGGGCGAGCGGGACGTCTCACTGCTGGTCTCTGCGTACGCTTATATAGTGAAAGCCACTATCAGCAACAACCTGCAATGCCAATTCCGGCGATATTACAAAGTGATCTCAGTACATTAGCGTTAGATGTTGCCCAGTGGGGCGCAACGGATCCTAATCAATTATCTTGGGTCGATAGTCCCCCGCCAGCGGCATATGAGCAAGGCAGAGACTTATTGTATCGCTTAGGGTTGATGACAAGCTCCTACCAGTTAACGGCAATGGGATATAAAACCCAGACATTAGGTATCGAACCACGCATAGCGGCGATGCTACTCAAAACGCAGGCGACAGCATTAAATAGTGCCGCGATTGCGTTGGCGACTTTATTGGAAGAGCCAGAAAAAAATACGCTCGATATCTGTGATAGCTTACAGCGTTGGCAGGAAGGAAAGCACAATAAACAATCTCGATTAAATACGCGCTCTCAGCAGTTGTCGCAATTGCTGGGTAGCAGTTTTAGCTTGAAATCTATTCAGCCTGATGTGTTATCGGTAGCCGCGTGCTTGGCCTTTCCAGATCGTATTGCCCAATCTCGAGGTCAGAAAAACGGGCGCTTTTTATTAAGTAATGGGCATGGCGCCCAACTTGCTGATACCGAGTCTTTAGCCAGTGAAGCCTATTTAGTGGCCTTGGATGTCGTGCGTTTACCTCATTATAGTCGTATTGTGAGTGCGCTACGCTTATCTATCGCGGATTTACACGCTCATTACTTAGACATGTTCACGACAGTAGAAAATGTTGATTGGGATGAACAGCGCGGTAAACTGTTCGCTGAGCAGCAAACTCGTTTAGGAAAACTGATTGTTGCTCGTCAACCTTTGCCAGCACCTGGGGCAGAAAAAATGACGCAAGCTTTGCTTAATTATGTCGCACGCCAGGGGCTGAGTGTATTAAAGTGGGATAAGCGTTCTATAGCGTGGTTAAATCGGGTCCGCTGTGCAATTGAATGGCTACCACATGAAGCTTGGCCGGGCATGAATGACGCGGCACTGTTGGCGGAACTTGACCAATGGTTAGCGCCTTATTTAGTGGGAATACATAGTGCGAATCAATTAAAAAACGTGTGTGTCTTCGATGCGTTACATGCTCGTCTAGGTTGGCCTTTGAATCAGTCTTTGAATACTTGGTTACCGCCTGAGCATACGATGCCAACAGGTCATCGACATCCTATTCGCTACCAAGAAGGTAAGCCACCTATACTGTCGGTGCGTATCCAAGAAGTGTTTGGAGAGCAAGCCTCGCCTGTCATTGCTCAAGGCACACAAATTGTGGTGTTGGAGTTACTCTCTCCAGCATTAAGGCCTATACAGATAACTCAGGATCTCGCTGGATTTTGGCAAGGTTCCTATCGCGAAGTACAAAAAGAAATGAAGGGACGCTATCCCAAGCATGTATGGCCAGATGATCCCGCTCATCATGTGGCAACCACGAAAACTAAACGACAATTGAATTCATGA
- the mrcB gene encoding penicillin-binding protein 1B, whose translation MTKKPTPKKNTKKTAPASSPATSSAKPSRRKRLWGFAWKFSLAMAAILFVAGVYLNSVVKQKFSGQLFQIPTVVYARILTLEPGMNISLKEVRNELDVLKYRKVRHPRYPGEYSASSTRIELIRRPFEFSDGPEPSRHVMLTFNDSGLTHIQSREKRGELGYLRLDPKMLGMLEKNTTETRLFLRRDQFPELMVDALLTTEDRNFYKHDGIAPLAILRALVANVRAGHTVQGGSTLTQQLAKNIFLSSHRTLWRKLREAYMALIIDYRYSKDRILQAYMNEVYMGQNGREAVHGFGLASRLYFGQPLQELRIDQLALLVGMVKGPSYYNPIRYPERARERRDLVLKLMMERNILSAHQYEEAVSRSLDVQKHPHIASRQPAYFEQLSRELRNKVGNAYKKETGIRVFTSLDPVSQVDLERAISEKVPKLSKRSGDKLEAAAVAVDRKTGEIRAMVGGKRVGYDGFNRALNASRQIGSLAKGGVYLTALAEPEKYNLATTLEDKPITLKGDEGSVWSPRNFERTYRGNVPLYLSLAKSLNVPTVALGMQLGIDNVVDTLVKLGVPHKEIRPVPSMFLGSFTLTPFQVAQMYQTITNSGRKAKLSALRSVLDVKGNVLYESIPKVSQAVPQQAAWLTTYAMKRGVLEGTGRYLQHQFSWAALAGKTGTSSNTRDSWFVGVDGREVTTVWVGRDDNHSTYLTGASGALRVYANYLSRRIPQKLILPWPEGIRTVGFEKSRDGKLIVDCDSKFKLPVWDENDQWKSKCDHDSTGWLKKLFQW comes from the coding sequence ATGACTAAGAAACCGACACCGAAAAAAAATACAAAAAAAACTGCACCGGCTTCGTCTCCAGCGACTTCTTCAGCTAAGCCTTCGCGACGTAAAAGGCTGTGGGGCTTTGCATGGAAATTTTCGCTTGCAATGGCTGCCATATTATTTGTTGCGGGGGTGTACTTAAATAGTGTGGTGAAGCAAAAATTCAGCGGCCAACTTTTTCAAATTCCGACCGTGGTCTACGCACGTATTCTGACTCTAGAGCCGGGAATGAATATTAGTTTAAAAGAAGTCCGAAATGAGTTGGACGTATTAAAGTATCGTAAAGTTCGTCATCCTCGTTACCCTGGGGAGTATTCAGCTTCTTCTACTCGTATTGAATTAATTCGTCGTCCATTTGAATTTTCCGATGGCCCGGAGCCTAGCCGTCATGTCATGCTGACCTTTAATGATAGTGGTTTGACCCATATTCAATCACGAGAAAAGCGCGGTGAGTTGGGTTATTTGCGTCTAGATCCTAAGATGTTGGGAATGCTAGAAAAAAATACGACAGAAACTCGCTTATTTTTGCGCCGCGATCAATTTCCAGAATTAATGGTTGATGCACTGTTAACCACCGAAGACCGTAATTTCTATAAGCATGATGGTATTGCCCCGCTCGCTATTTTACGGGCATTAGTGGCGAATGTGCGCGCCGGTCATACCGTACAAGGCGGGAGTACCTTAACGCAGCAATTGGCCAAAAACATATTCTTATCTAGTCACCGTACTTTATGGCGTAAATTGCGTGAAGCTTATATGGCACTCATTATTGATTATCGCTATAGCAAAGATCGAATTTTACAAGCGTATATGAACGAAGTGTACATGGGGCAAAATGGCCGAGAAGCGGTGCATGGCTTTGGTTTAGCATCACGTTTGTATTTTGGTCAGCCGCTACAAGAATTGCGTATCGATCAGTTGGCATTATTAGTTGGGATGGTAAAAGGTCCTTCTTATTATAATCCTATTCGATATCCCGAGCGTGCCCGTGAGAGGCGAGATCTTGTATTGAAACTGATGATGGAGCGTAATATTTTATCTGCTCATCAGTATGAAGAAGCCGTATCTCGCTCTTTAGATGTTCAAAAACATCCACATATTGCGAGCCGACAGCCTGCCTATTTTGAACAGTTATCACGAGAATTACGTAACAAAGTTGGGAATGCGTATAAAAAAGAAACCGGTATTCGTGTCTTTACGTCACTCGATCCGGTATCTCAAGTGGATTTAGAGCGTGCGATATCAGAAAAGGTGCCCAAATTATCGAAGCGCAGCGGCGATAAACTGGAAGCGGCCGCGGTAGCCGTCGATCGTAAAACGGGTGAAATTCGTGCTATGGTTGGTGGCAAACGTGTTGGTTATGATGGATTTAACCGTGCGTTAAATGCAAGCCGACAAATTGGTTCGCTTGCTAAAGGTGGCGTATATTTAACGGCTCTTGCCGAACCAGAGAAATACAATTTGGCGACGACGTTAGAAGATAAACCAATCACCTTAAAAGGTGATGAGGGGAGCGTGTGGAGTCCTCGTAATTTTGAACGTACGTATCGTGGTAATGTTCCGTTATATCTCTCTTTAGCGAAATCGTTGAACGTACCCACCGTTGCGTTAGGAATGCAGTTAGGGATTGATAATGTTGTGGACACGCTAGTGAAGTTAGGCGTTCCGCATAAAGAAATACGCCCAGTACCATCGATGTTTTTAGGCTCATTTACATTAACGCCATTTCAAGTAGCACAAATGTATCAGACCATCACTAACTCCGGACGTAAGGCTAAACTATCAGCGTTACGCTCGGTGTTGGATGTTAAGGGTAATGTGTTGTATGAATCGATCCCTAAAGTGTCACAAGCGGTGCCTCAGCAAGCGGCATGGTTAACTACTTATGCTATGAAACGCGGCGTCTTAGAAGGAACCGGGCGTTACCTACAACATCAATTTTCTTGGGCTGCTTTGGCGGGGAAAACCGGGACAAGTAGCAATACTCGCGACAGTTGGTTTGTTGGTGTGGATGGACGTGAAGTGACCACCGTATGGGTGGGACGTGATGATAACCATTCTACCTATTTAACAGGAGCGAGTGGTGCATTGCGTGTTTATGCAAATTATCTTTCTCGCCGTATTCCACAAAAACTGATTTTACCTTGGCCGGAAGGGATTCGTACTGTTGGTTTTGAGAAATCTCGCGATGGTAAATTGATTGTCGATTGTGATAGTAAATTCAAGTTACCTGTTTGGGATGAAAATGATCAATGGAAATCAAAATGTGATCATGATTCAACAGGCTGGCTTAAAAAGCTTTTTCAATGGTAG
- the dksA gene encoding RNA polymerase-binding protein DksA: protein MLESKKKTLGILAIAGVEPYQEKAGEEYMSPEQLAHFTKILEAWRDQLRAEVNRTVHHMQDEASNFPDPVDRASQEEEFSLELRNRDRERRLIKKIEKTLDKITEDDFGFCESCGVEIGVRRLEARPTADLCIDCKTLAEIKEKQMLG from the coding sequence ATGCTTGAGTCCAAAAAGAAAACGCTAGGCATCCTAGCCATTGCTGGTGTTGAGCCATACCAAGAAAAAGCAGGTGAAGAGTACATGTCACCTGAACAATTGGCTCATTTTACAAAAATTCTTGAAGCTTGGCGTGATCAATTAAGAGCTGAAGTAAACCGCACTGTGCATCACATGCAGGATGAAGCCTCAAACTTCCCTGATCCTGTTGACCGTGCTTCACAGGAAGAAGAGTTTAGCCTAGAACTGCGTAACCGCGATCGCGAACGTCGTTTGATTAAAAAAATTGAAAAAACACTCGATAAAATCACTGAAGACGATTTTGGCTTCTGTGAATCATGTGGTGTAGAAATTGGCGTACGTCGTCTTGAAGCACGACCAACCGCAGATTTATGTATTGACTGTAAAACACTTGCTGAGATAAAAGAAAAACAAATGTTAGGTTAA